A stretch of Anaeromyxobacter dehalogenans 2CP-1 DNA encodes these proteins:
- a CDS encoding threonine ammonia-lyase, producing MVTLPDVQAALGRIRDRIYLSPCARTETLSRLSGTSAFLKLENLQMTGSYKERGALNTLLLAAEAERARGLIAASAGNHAQGVAYHAGRLGVKATIVMPESTPIMKVANTRAHGARIVLHGANYDEAYAEARRLEQAEGLTFVHPFDDPRIIAGQGTVGLEILDQVPEVDAILVPIGGGGLASGVAVAAKALRPEVRIVGVETEVLPSMLAAIEAGRPVTLEPASTVADGIAVKRAGDLTFEHVRRLVDEIVTVSEEEIASAILYLLEKEKTVAEGAGAVTVAALMNRRATGLEGRRVVGIVSGGNIDVNLVARIIERGLVKDGRLVRVSVALTDKPGQLAKVSAIIAHHRANVIEVHHTRAFATRFGDTTLQLTLETRGLEHVQELLQALRERGYQVQQLGM from the coding sequence ATGGTGACGCTCCCCGACGTCCAGGCCGCGCTCGGCCGGATCCGCGACCGGATCTACCTCTCCCCCTGTGCCCGCACCGAGACCCTCTCCCGCCTGAGCGGCACCAGCGCCTTCCTCAAGCTCGAGAACCTCCAGATGACCGGCTCCTACAAGGAGCGCGGCGCCCTCAACACGCTGCTGCTGGCGGCCGAGGCCGAGCGCGCCCGGGGGCTGATCGCGGCGAGCGCCGGCAACCACGCGCAGGGGGTCGCGTACCACGCCGGTCGCCTTGGGGTGAAGGCCACCATCGTGATGCCGGAGTCCACGCCCATCATGAAGGTGGCGAACACCCGGGCGCACGGCGCGCGCATCGTGCTCCACGGGGCGAACTACGACGAGGCGTACGCCGAGGCGCGCCGGCTCGAGCAGGCCGAGGGGCTCACCTTCGTGCACCCGTTCGACGACCCGCGCATCATCGCGGGCCAGGGCACGGTCGGGCTCGAGATCCTGGACCAGGTCCCGGAGGTGGACGCGATCCTGGTGCCCATCGGCGGCGGCGGGCTCGCCTCCGGAGTGGCCGTGGCCGCGAAGGCGCTGCGCCCCGAGGTTCGGATCGTGGGCGTCGAGACCGAGGTGCTCCCCAGCATGCTGGCGGCGATCGAGGCGGGCCGGCCGGTCACGCTCGAGCCGGCCAGCACCGTCGCGGACGGCATCGCCGTGAAGCGCGCCGGCGACCTCACCTTCGAGCACGTCCGCCGCCTGGTGGACGAGATCGTGACCGTCTCCGAGGAGGAGATCGCGAGCGCGATCCTGTACCTGCTCGAGAAGGAGAAGACGGTCGCGGAGGGGGCGGGCGCGGTCACGGTGGCGGCGCTCATGAACCGCCGCGCGACCGGCCTCGAGGGCCGGCGCGTGGTCGGCATCGTCTCCGGCGGCAACATCGACGTGAACCTGGTCGCGCGCATCATCGAGCGGGGCCTGGTGAAGGACGGGCGGCTGGTGCGGGTGAGCGTCGCGCTCACCGACAAGCCGGGACAGCTCGCCAAGGTGTCGGCGATCATCGCCCACCACCGCGCCAACGTCATCGAGGTGCACCACACGCGGGCGTTCGCGACGCGGTTCGGCGACACCACCCTCCAGCTGACGCTGGAGACCCGCGGCCTCGAGCACGTCCAGGAGCTCCTCCAGGCGTTGCGCGAGCGCGGGTACCAGGTCCAGCAGCTCGGGATGTGA
- a CDS encoding WD40 repeat domain-containing serine/threonine-protein kinase: MREAPRAIPPELEGESQELSDLLLELASAPARDPSQLAAPLEAGMVVGRFELLREIGRGGFGLVFEARDRELGRLVAFKAMRPSRAEPAALEKPLREEAEAAARLNHPNVVTLHDFGIHEGTPYLILELLRGETLQQRLKRGRLPPEEAVRIARDVASGLVHAHSRGVLHRDLKPGNVFLTEGGGVKLLDFGLARLLDRASLAGGTPAYMAPEQLRGEPGDARADVFSAGVVLWQMLTGELPFPVVDGRSTVLDPGPPPRLPLEDAPPSLASLLTAALSKAPTGRPQTALGLLDGLGGVEQAYAGRAVAQARAARLRRLRRTGTAAGGLVVLGLAAAAALAIRSGDRAERALRAARVAGTADGASDPLVAALLMAELPDDPPPRAVAIAQRLLSEPIPETVLDGVPKGEGLAVSPDGAWVAAGGEGGGARLWRADGTGAPRGLGADGPARTDGLAFTPDGRRLVTADHAGTLRVFPLDGGGAPRTLPAGGVPLVRLALDPAGRIAAAGALDGRLWLADLAGDAPPRSVVHDGAVLALAFSPDGTRVATGTADGFVRVIASPGGAVLATAPLPGGVVWSVAWSPDGRLVAVGSEDGVVRLLGPDGRVRQSLGAPGLAVSSVAFDRAGTRVVAGSQDGAARVWRLGAAVPEVRLRGHRGSVAYAAFAPDGRRVVTGGTEGTVRIWPADGEGSPVVLRGHTVVDGAPTPDGSRLFTRGTDDVIRVWRTDDPRQRGQLVGHEALVDTVQWTRDGTRVLTASHDGTARLWPVHGGAALTVRDPGNVIHSADLDPTERTFVTSSEDRTVRVWDAATGALVRELRGHDGPVLSAAFSPDGTLIASGSLDKTVRVWRADGTGTPLVFRGHGAVLTAVTWTPDGKAVISSSQDEASVHVWPLDGSPPRVVRAGRPVFRAAVAPDGTLLVPEQGGALRRFSPDGEERAPFPALPEGLFSVAVSRDGRRWALASSDGTVRVYPRDGSGDPLVLRAHDGAVGNAAFSPDGTELATVSADGTARVSTVDWGRLRAALRAATSACLPVAHRIQVLGEARVEAERRFADCETAHGRVPPPRAPQGSP, encoded by the coding sequence ATGCGCGAGGCGCCCCGCGCCATCCCCCCGGAGCTGGAGGGCGAGAGCCAGGAGCTCTCCGACCTGCTGCTGGAGCTCGCCTCCGCGCCGGCGCGCGATCCCTCGCAGCTCGCCGCGCCGCTCGAGGCCGGGATGGTGGTGGGCCGGTTCGAGCTGCTCCGGGAGATCGGCCGGGGCGGCTTCGGGCTGGTGTTCGAGGCGCGCGATCGCGAGCTGGGCCGGCTGGTCGCCTTCAAGGCGATGCGCCCCTCCCGCGCCGAGCCGGCCGCGCTGGAGAAGCCGCTCCGCGAGGAGGCCGAGGCGGCGGCGCGGCTCAACCACCCCAACGTCGTCACGCTGCACGACTTCGGGATCCACGAGGGCACGCCGTACCTCATCCTCGAGCTGCTCCGCGGCGAGACGCTCCAGCAGCGGCTGAAGCGCGGCCGGCTGCCGCCCGAGGAGGCGGTGCGCATCGCCCGCGACGTGGCGAGCGGCCTCGTCCACGCGCACTCGCGCGGCGTGCTCCACCGCGACCTGAAGCCCGGCAACGTGTTCCTCACCGAGGGGGGCGGCGTGAAGCTGCTCGACTTCGGCCTGGCGCGGCTGCTCGACCGGGCCAGCCTCGCCGGCGGGACGCCGGCGTACATGGCGCCCGAGCAGCTCCGCGGCGAGCCCGGCGACGCGCGGGCCGACGTGTTCAGCGCCGGCGTGGTGCTGTGGCAGATGCTCACCGGCGAGCTGCCCTTCCCGGTGGTGGACGGGCGCAGCACCGTGCTCGACCCGGGCCCGCCGCCGCGGCTCCCGCTCGAGGACGCGCCGCCCTCGCTCGCCTCGCTGCTCACCGCGGCGCTCTCGAAGGCGCCCACCGGGCGCCCGCAGACCGCGCTCGGCCTGCTCGACGGGCTCGGCGGCGTGGAGCAGGCCTACGCCGGCCGCGCCGTGGCGCAGGCCCGCGCCGCCCGGCTGCGGCGGCTGCGCCGGACCGGCACCGCGGCGGGCGGGCTGGTGGTGCTGGGGCTCGCCGCGGCCGCGGCGCTCGCGATCCGCAGCGGCGACCGGGCCGAGCGGGCGCTGCGCGCGGCGCGCGTCGCCGGGACGGCCGACGGCGCCTCGGATCCGCTGGTGGCGGCGCTGCTCATGGCCGAGCTCCCCGACGACCCGCCGCCGCGCGCGGTCGCGATCGCGCAGCGCCTGCTCTCGGAGCCCATCCCGGAGACGGTGCTCGACGGCGTGCCCAAGGGCGAGGGGCTCGCGGTCAGCCCGGACGGCGCCTGGGTCGCGGCCGGCGGCGAGGGCGGCGGCGCCAGGCTCTGGCGCGCCGACGGGACCGGCGCGCCGCGGGGGCTCGGCGCCGACGGCCCGGCGCGCACCGACGGGCTCGCCTTCACGCCCGACGGACGGCGGCTCGTCACCGCCGACCACGCGGGCACGCTGCGGGTGTTCCCGCTCGACGGCGGTGGCGCCCCGCGCACGCTGCCCGCCGGCGGTGTCCCGCTGGTCCGGCTGGCGCTCGATCCGGCGGGCCGGATCGCGGCGGCCGGCGCGCTCGACGGGCGGCTCTGGCTGGCCGACCTCGCCGGCGACGCGCCCCCACGCTCGGTGGTGCACGACGGCGCCGTGCTCGCGCTCGCGTTCTCCCCGGACGGCACCCGGGTCGCCACCGGCACCGCGGACGGCTTCGTACGCGTGATCGCGTCGCCCGGCGGTGCGGTGCTCGCGACCGCGCCGCTGCCGGGCGGCGTGGTGTGGTCGGTGGCCTGGTCGCCGGACGGCCGCCTCGTCGCGGTCGGCTCGGAGGACGGCGTGGTGCGCCTGCTCGGGCCCGACGGGCGCGTCCGCCAGTCGCTGGGCGCCCCCGGGCTGGCGGTGTCCTCGGTCGCGTTCGACCGCGCCGGCACGCGCGTGGTGGCGGGCTCGCAGGACGGGGCGGCGCGCGTGTGGCGGCTCGGCGCCGCCGTCCCGGAGGTCCGCCTGCGCGGCCACCGCGGCAGCGTGGCGTACGCCGCGTTCGCGCCTGACGGGCGCCGCGTGGTCACCGGCGGCACCGAGGGCACGGTGCGGATCTGGCCGGCCGACGGCGAGGGCTCGCCGGTGGTGCTGCGCGGGCACACCGTGGTGGACGGGGCGCCCACCCCGGACGGCAGCCGGCTGTTCACGCGCGGCACCGACGACGTGATCCGCGTGTGGCGCACGGACGACCCGCGCCAGCGCGGGCAGCTGGTGGGGCACGAGGCGCTGGTGGACACGGTGCAGTGGACGCGGGACGGCACGCGCGTGCTCACCGCCAGCCACGACGGCACCGCCCGGCTCTGGCCGGTGCACGGGGGCGCGGCGCTCACCGTGCGCGACCCGGGCAACGTGATCCACTCCGCCGACCTCGATCCCACCGAGCGCACCTTCGTGACCTCGTCCGAGGATCGCACCGTGCGCGTGTGGGATGCCGCGACCGGCGCGCTGGTGCGCGAGCTGCGCGGGCACGACGGGCCGGTGCTGTCCGCCGCGTTCAGCCCGGACGGCACGCTCATCGCGAGCGGCTCGCTCGACAAGACGGTGCGCGTGTGGCGCGCCGACGGCACCGGGACGCCGCTCGTGTTCCGCGGCCACGGCGCGGTGCTCACCGCGGTGACCTGGACGCCGGACGGCAAGGCGGTGATCTCCTCGTCGCAGGACGAGGCCTCCGTCCACGTGTGGCCGCTCGACGGCTCGCCGCCGAGGGTGGTGCGGGCCGGCCGCCCGGTCTTCCGTGCGGCGGTGGCGCCCGACGGCACGCTGCTCGTCCCGGAGCAGGGCGGCGCGCTGCGCCGCTTCAGCCCGGACGGCGAGGAGCGGGCGCCGTTCCCGGCCTTGCCCGAGGGGCTGTTCTCGGTGGCGGTGAGCCGCGACGGGCGCCGCTGGGCGCTCGCCTCGAGCGACGGCACCGTCCGCGTGTATCCGCGCGACGGGAGCGGGGACCCGCTGGTGCTCCGCGCCCACGACGGCGCGGTGGGCAACGCCGCGTTCAGCCCCGACGGCACCGAGCTCGCCACCGTGTCTGCCGACGGGACCGCGCGCGTGTCCACGGTGGACTGGGGGCGGCTCCGCGCGGCCCTGCGCGCCGCCACCTCCGCCTGCCTGCCGGTGGCGCACCGGATCCAGGTGCTGGGCGAGGCGCGCGTCGAGGCGGAGCGCCGGTTCGCCGACTGCGAGACCGCGCACGGCCGCGTCCCGCCGCCCCGCGCCCCCCAGGGGAGCCCGTGA
- a CDS encoding RNA polymerase sigma factor, with the protein MTDHGRAAPFLEAGDHRGAAEAVLREYGPQLLGYLSSILRNDADAAEVFSQFTEDLWRGLPGFRRECPVRVWAYRLAWHAAARHLRDPYRGRGRRLETHELSRIADEVRSSALLGRREARQRGIDRLRARLQPDEQTLLVLRLDRGLSWREVATVLADEGDAVDEPALRKRFERLKEKLARMAREEGLLE; encoded by the coding sequence ATGACCGACCACGGACGCGCCGCACCGTTCCTCGAAGCCGGCGATCACCGGGGAGCCGCCGAGGCGGTCCTCCGCGAGTACGGCCCGCAGCTCCTCGGCTACCTCTCCTCCATCCTCCGGAACGACGCCGACGCCGCCGAGGTGTTCTCCCAGTTCACCGAGGACCTCTGGCGCGGCCTCCCCGGCTTCCGCCGCGAGTGCCCCGTCCGCGTGTGGGCCTACCGGCTCGCCTGGCACGCCGCGGCCCGCCACCTGCGCGACCCCTACCGCGGCCGGGGCCGCCGCCTCGAGACCCACGAGCTGTCGCGCATCGCCGACGAGGTCCGATCGTCTGCGCTGCTCGGCCGGCGCGAGGCGCGGCAGCGCGGCATCGACCGGCTGCGCGCCCGCCTGCAGCCGGACGAGCAGACGCTCCTGGTGCTGCGGCTCGACCGGGGGCTCTCCTGGCGCGAGGTCGCGACCGTGCTCGCCGACGAGGGCGATGCGGTGGACGAGCCGGCGCTGCGCAAGCGCTTCGAGCGGCTGAAGGAGAAGCTCGCGCGCATGGCGCGGGAGGAGGGGCTGCTCGAGTAG
- a CDS encoding DUF1634 domain-containing protein: MNRTVSLALWAGTLTGVGLCGAATLAYALDLEVASHLARLGVIALFITPPLRLAVAAGGFFSVGERRFGAASTVVLVALLAAAVHAALR, encoded by the coding sequence GTGAACCGCACCGTCTCGCTCGCGCTCTGGGCCGGCACGCTCACCGGCGTCGGCCTCTGCGGCGCGGCCACGCTCGCCTACGCGCTCGACCTCGAGGTGGCGAGCCACCTCGCGCGCCTCGGCGTGATCGCGCTGTTCATCACGCCGCCGCTCCGGCTCGCCGTCGCCGCCGGCGGCTTCTTCTCGGTGGGTGAACGCCGCTTCGGCGCCGCGTCGACCGTGGTGCTGGTCGCGCTGCTCGCCGCCGCGGTCCACGCCGCGCTCCGCTGA
- a CDS encoding helix-turn-helix transcriptional regulator has translation MMRANVRVPAPRGAAAHSDAGGLLRADRQAEEMLKVFFADAADGALVPAELRGLTDGAQNGPPGVRRTLVMEGHGERLRIEVTAVGKGKTQLHLWREPLPEPLQVGPETPTATPADGLTQREREVALLVADGLRSREVAERLGIASQTVKSHLKTIFDKLGVRNRVELARRLVQH, from the coding sequence ATGATGCGAGCGAACGTTCGCGTTCCCGCTCCGCGCGGGGCTGCCGCTCACAGCGACGCGGGTGGGCTGCTGCGCGCCGACCGGCAGGCGGAGGAGATGCTGAAGGTGTTCTTCGCGGACGCCGCCGACGGCGCGCTGGTGCCGGCGGAGCTCCGCGGCCTCACCGACGGGGCCCAGAACGGGCCGCCCGGCGTGCGCCGCACGCTGGTGATGGAGGGCCACGGCGAGCGGCTCCGCATCGAGGTGACCGCCGTCGGGAAGGGCAAGACGCAGCTCCACCTCTGGCGCGAGCCGCTCCCGGAGCCGCTGCAGGTCGGCCCCGAGACCCCGACCGCCACGCCGGCCGACGGCCTCACGCAGCGCGAGCGGGAGGTGGCGCTGCTCGTGGCCGACGGGCTCCGCTCCCGCGAGGTGGCCGAGCGGCTGGGGATCGCCTCCCAGACCGTGAAGAGCCACCTCAAGACCATCTTCGACAAGCTCGGCGTGCGGAACCGCGTCGAGCTCGCGCGGAGGCTGGTGCAGCACTAG
- a CDS encoding sulfite exporter TauE/SafE family protein has translation MTALLLASVGLGAGTLGALMGIGGGIIVVPILTAGFGLPFRHAVAVSLVVIIASSSSAAASYVDRKLSDMRVGVVLELATVAGAMLGSAVAGLAPVGLLKALFAAVAVYSALVMWRRRPAGPPAAEGEPYVVRRWGTGLGASAVAGAISGLIGVGGGFIKVPVMTLAMELPFKVAVATSNFMIGVTAAASAYVYYARGDLEVAVAAPVVVGVFAGARLGATLLGRIPAARLQAAFSALLVLLGGRMVWDVLRGLP, from the coding sequence GTGACCGCCCTCCTGCTCGCCTCCGTCGGCCTCGGCGCCGGCACCCTCGGCGCCCTCATGGGCATCGGGGGCGGCATCATCGTCGTCCCCATCCTCACCGCCGGCTTCGGCCTGCCGTTCCGTCACGCCGTGGCCGTGTCGCTGGTGGTGATCATCGCCAGCTCGTCGTCGGCGGCGGCCTCCTACGTGGACCGCAAGCTCTCCGACATGCGGGTCGGCGTGGTGCTGGAGCTCGCGACCGTCGCCGGCGCCATGCTCGGGAGCGCCGTCGCCGGCCTCGCGCCGGTGGGCCTGCTGAAGGCGCTGTTCGCCGCGGTGGCCGTGTACTCGGCGCTGGTGATGTGGCGGCGGCGTCCGGCCGGCCCGCCGGCCGCCGAGGGCGAGCCGTACGTCGTCCGCCGATGGGGCACGGGCCTCGGCGCGAGCGCGGTGGCGGGCGCCATCTCCGGCCTCATCGGCGTGGGCGGCGGCTTCATCAAGGTGCCGGTGATGACGCTGGCGATGGAGCTGCCGTTCAAGGTCGCGGTGGCGACCTCGAACTTCATGATCGGCGTGACCGCCGCCGCCAGCGCGTACGTCTACTACGCGCGCGGCGATCTCGAGGTCGCCGTGGCCGCGCCGGTGGTGGTGGGCGTGTTCGCCGGCGCGCGGCTGGGCGCGACGCTGCTCGGCCGGATCCCGGCGGCGCGGCTCCAGGCGGCGTTCTCCGCGCTGCTGGTGCTGCTGGGTGGCCGGATGGTGTGGGACGTGCTGCGGGGGCTGCCGTGA
- a CDS encoding DUF1049 domain-containing protein, with product MSFRARTAIAALLLAAAIGFAAGWLVGLRSDDSMEARVRDEAHRLRERVHELSR from the coding sequence GTGTCCTTCCGCGCCCGGACCGCGATCGCCGCGCTCCTGCTCGCCGCCGCGATCGGGTTCGCCGCCGGCTGGCTGGTCGGGCTGCGGTCGGACGACAGCATGGAGGCGCGCGTCCGGGACGAGGCGCACCGGTTGCGGGAGCGCGTGCACGAGCTGTCCCGCTGA